In the genome of Triticum urartu cultivar G1812 chromosome 5, Tu2.1, whole genome shotgun sequence, one region contains:
- the LOC125508429 gene encoding ribonuclease H2 subunit A: MAAAAAMATAAAGPEWATKEPCLMGIDEAGRGPVLGPMVYGCMYCARSYHDTLATLSFADSKTLKEEQREELFESLKMNSSIGWEVDVICSKVLSAKMLKRTKVNLNEISHNSAIGLVRKAIDNGVLLTEVYIDTVGDPEKYRVKLTEKFPGIKFVVAKKADSLYPVVSGASIVAKVTRDRALRNWVFDETAQNMHMNTGSGYPGDPNTIQWLKDHKHPVFGFPTLVRFSWGTCTPYFKNGVEVTWESDEVDEDAAGYGSAKRQVTLSSLGFTGFKRKSEEIESSGKGRCKFFQARKLELVRKFQ; this comes from the exons atggcggcggcggcggccatggcgacAGCGGCGGCAGGGCCGGAGTGGGCCACCAAAGAGCCTTGCCTCATGGGCATCGACGAGGCTGGACGCGGCCCTGTTCTTG GTCCCATGGTGTATGGCTGCATGTACTGCGCGCGTTCCTACCATGACACTCTTGCCACTCTCAGTTTTGCAG ATTCGAAGACCTTGAAGGAGGAGCAAAGGGAGGAGCTGTTTGAAAGTCTCAAGATGAATAGCTCCATTGGGTGGGAGGTTGATGTCATATGCTCAAAAGTGTTATCTGCCAAAATGTTAAAAAG GACAAAAGTTAATCTGAATGAAATATCCCACAACTCTGCAATAGGCCTTGTTAGAAAAGCTATTGATAATGGAGTTTTACTGACAGAG GTCTATATCGACACAGTTGGAGATCCTGAGAAGTACAGGGTCAAACTTACGGAAAAGTTTCCAGGCATCAAATTTGTGGTTGCCAAGAAAGCTGATAGTCTCTACCCTGTTGTTAGTGGAGCAAGTATAGTTGCAAAG GTCACTAGGGATAGAGCCTTACGAAACTGGGTATTTGATGAAACAGCTCAGAATATGCATATGAACACTGGATCAGGTTATCCAGGAG ATCCTAATACTATACAATGGTTAAAAGATCATAAGCATCCAGTATTTGGTTTCCCAACTTTGGTGCGTTTTAGCTGGGGAACTTGCACACCATACTTCAAGAATGGAGTTGAAGTCACATG GGAGTCTGACGAAGTTGATGAAGATGCAGCTGGCTACGGAAGCGCCAAGCGACAGGTCACGTTGTCGAGCTTAGGCTTCACAGGGTTCAAAAGGAAGTCGGAGGAGATCGAATCGAGTGGAAAAGGCCGTTGTAAGTTCTTCCAGGCTCGCAAACTCGAGCTTGTCAGAAAGTTCCAGTGA